The sequence below is a genomic window from Deltaproteobacteria bacterium.
TTTAGTCAGCGATCTCAAGGCCCATGCTTCTCATGGAACCCTCTACCGATTTACACATTGCCTCGATATCATGCGCATTTGAATCATTGATCTTTACTTCCGCAATTTCCTTTATCTGGGCCCTTGTAACCTTGCCTACCTTATTCTTGTTTGGCTCACCGGATCCCTTGGCGAGTCCGGCTGCTTTTTTAAGAAGTTCAGCAACCGGCGGTGATTTAGTTACGAAAGTAAAGCTTTTATCACTGTAAACGGTAATTTCAACCGGGATAACGCCCTCT
It includes:
- the rplK gene encoding 50S ribosomal protein L11, encoding MAKKVSGFIKLQIEAGKANPAPPIGPALGQHGVNIMDFCKAYNAATQGKEGVIPVEITVYSDKSFTFVTKSPPVAELLKKAAGLAKGSGEPNKNKVGKVTRAQIKEIAEVKINDSNAHDIEAMCKSVEGSMRSMGLEIAD